A stretch of DNA from Meleagris gallopavo isolate NT-WF06-2002-E0010 breed Aviagen turkey brand Nicholas breeding stock unplaced genomic scaffold, Turkey_5.1 ChrUn_random_7180001881712, whole genome shotgun sequence:
TGGTGCCACGGGGGGTTGGTGGGCCCTGTGTGGGACCAGGACCGTGtcccttgcaggttggtggctggtggcagcgagcagggcacagcaacgtgagtacggggacagggggagaatggggagagagggagggcagCGTGGTCAGGGGGCCATGAGAGGGGCAGaggagggtgtgcagggacaaggctgactgctgtgccctgtcccagtgcccccaccctccctgtcgctgcaccccagccagggggtgtccctgggggacaatgtcaccctgcgctgccacctgccccaCGTGCGAGCCCATGTCCAGCTCTGGTTGAATGGAACTCTGAGATCcgacaaggaaaaagacaaggagcaggatacagctgagttctcctttgctgtcaCAAAGCTGGAAGATGCGGGGACGTATCAGTGT
This window harbors:
- the LOC104916310 gene encoding T-cell-interacting, activating receptor on myeloid cells protein 1-like yields the protein ATGGWWALCGTRTVSLAGWWLVAASRAQQLPPPSLSLHPSQGVSLGDNVTLRCHLPHVRAHVQLWLNGTLRSDKEKDKEQDTAEFSFAVTKLEDAGTYQCRYQVSEPLWTSNKSEPVELVLTGEGTMDTSWP